The genomic DNA TCTAAAAGAAAGGACTTTCTAAAATTCATAAGATTCTCATACCTTTAGCAAAGCTATAATAATTGTAAAAGGTCTATATGAATGCTTTGACGGGTATTTCTCTTGTCTCTTGGAATTCTCTTCAATCTTGTAAATCCATAGGATTACACAGTCatattctgggggctggagagatggtgacACCATCAGGCTGGCCATGCTGCTTCATGGGGACACCATCTTTCACTGGGCCAACCACTGCCTGCTCTCTGTATGGCAGATGACTTCCCCATCCTCTTTGGATGCTTCTGTTGAGGCCCTTTATATCTTTATGTTGAGGGGGGAAGGGAAGCTTAGACTTTGTAACTTTTCCATATTTGTCAATATACATTCACCACCTAAAAAATCAGTGTCATTTGACATGAGCGAAAGTGGTGATACCTCAAACAAATGTGTACAGGAGTAAGCAGAAGGGATAGTTGTGTAAAGCTTACAGAAGTTTATTCCAGAAACAGAGGCATATTAAATACATGCCCCATTCTAGGAGGTAGCAATTTAAAAAGAACCCGTAACCATGGTGAACCTTGGACAATTCTGAGAGCTCCTGCTATTTTAtagttagaaaagaaaagaaacaaagagcccTGGGTTGTTTTGACCttgcaaacacacagagagtccAGTGAAGACACCCAACAGAACTGAACCCATCATGCAGCCTCACCCCTCACTTACTTTCAATCTGGGAGTGGAGGTCATTGACGATCACTTGGAGCTGCCCGATAGTCATATCTCTCAGATCAGTGGGCTTTAAACTTCTTTTCATCAAACATTCGCTTATGTGAGGCATGTGTGGCAGCTAAAGATACAAAAGGGGCAGTGGGGGTACAGAGGTATGAGCAGAAGACCCCAGTAAAGACCCTGTCTGCTCTTAGGAGACCCACCCTCATCCACCTACTTCTATTCCAGTTTGGAGCCTAAATGCTTTCGAAGCCTCTTAGCTTTCCAGTGGTGGTCCCATAACTTACATCCAAACAATGCACTGCCTGCAACACAGGCTTTCTGATTGGTCTCTGACAGACATGAGTTACTGGGAACATAAGTAACAGGAATAGCATGGATAAAGTTAACAATATCAGCTGCTATTTAATGTTTTAGACCATGCCATCAGCACCGTGTGATATACTCTGAATGTTTTTCTCACTGTGTCTTCAACAATCATACTCTTAACCCGGGTATTGTTATCCACACTGCACATGAGAAAACTGACACGAGTCATGTGTCAGACCCCTGCAGCAGGTCAGTGGCAGAGCCTATTGTGACAGCTAAGACCAGGGCACTAATTCATTACATTGTAGCGTCTCCCTTGAAAGGCAGGAGTGAGAATTGATAGCAATAGTGTACTGTGATAGTAACACAGGAACACAGGAGATCTGAATCAAGGACAGAGTTTACTTCTGTGAAATGTTGCCCATATGTGACagtagaaaggaaaaagaaacagacattgTTCTTTCTCAATTGCCAGTGCTTTTGACAAACTGCCTCAGAGAAACCCAAGTTTGCATAATTCTGGGGAAGAACCCGTCTTCAGCCCCCAAAATGCTCCCTTGCATGCCAGCCTCCTCCTCTGCTTACAAGATCAGCGACGGGAGACTTTTTCCTGTTCTGTTTTTCCACTTCTACTTGCATTTTGGCCATTGGTTTGGCCATGGCAAGGGCCATTTTGGCTTCGGCTTGTAACTTCTTTTGCCTTGTGAGGAAGTCCATGTCATCCAGGGATTCCGATTCCTCCTCAGTCGTGTCTCTATCAGAATAGGAAGAACTCTGCTTGCTCTGTGAAGAAATAAAGAGCAGCTGCAAACATCACTCCAGTTGCCAAGCACTCAGGGAAGGGAACTAGCAACTGGGGCCCCTCTCAGCAGGGCtggtgtgcatgtgttgtgtgcgtgtgtgtgtgcatgtgtgcgtgcgggTGTGTTTGTTCTGGCAGCAATTCCACTACCCACATGATCTCACTGCGGCCAATCAGTCACACTATATCTTAAAAACGGCCTATTTGGAATGATTCTGTTTtgaacacaaacagaaaagaatggtaGAAGTTATAATGGGGTTATGTTTAATTGTGGAACCCAGAGCCGAGGTCAGAGATGGTCTTCTGGGAGCAGGCACCTAATGGCATTTGTACTACATTCACAGACCAACACACACTTGTTGGTCATTGGTATGAATGTATAGCACAGAGGGGAAAACATCCTAGCAGCAAGCATTCATGATTATTCATGACTTCTGGAACATGTGGGAAAGGGCTGAGCTCTTAGTTATAAGCCCAATATGGATGGATTctttcatacatacatacgtacatacatacatacgtgtgtgtgtgtgtgtgtgtgtgtgtgtgtgtgtgtgtaacagagcTCTCTTATTGAGCCTTGgtcagctttgaactcactatgtagcctaggctgactttAAATTTGTGACCTCCTGCCAGAGCCCCCCAAGCACacgccaccatgcccatcttccttttgtGATCTCTAAAAGCCTAAGTGATTTCTCTCATAGTCAACAACTTTAATAAACCTTGTTTATCCTTTTTGTGTCATGACTTTGATTTTACAGTCAGTCAAAGCATGCAATCCCAAGGTGCTTCCTTTTCCACCCCGGAATGGCTGCTCCTGGGTCACCATAGAGTAAAGCTGAACAGCCAGGAAAGAGAACGAGGCAATGCCTTAGCCGGTGGCTGTGTGGACTTACCATGGGAGACAAGGGGGTGTCCAAGCTGGTTTCAGTCTTACTGTCATCTGCATCGCTGTCCTTGTCACTGCCACTGTCATTGACAAAACATATCTGGAGGTTCATCCCACTCTGCAGTCTgggcagaaacaaacaaacaggacacaaattCTACTCAGCTATCTGCAATCTGGCTGTAGCTAATTAAACTGAGTTTACTaacagaaaatagttttatgtgttctttatgggagaaacaaatgacccaaATCATTCTACCTTccctttttggttgttgttgagacaggattttgctatgtagctcaggctggcaacCCTGCCTCAGCATACTCTATCCTGCAAATGGAAATCTTATTAGAGGACCTCCCAGGATTCCATTCACTTTTCCCCATCAGTTTGGAGTTTCAAGTTTATGCTATAGCATCCTGTGAATAGCAAACACatagtgagcacacacacaaggatGCTTTGTGTTTACAATTCTGTCAGTCAAGATGAATAGACTTCAGCCAGTTACATGTATACTGTTATTTAGGATGCTGTTGAAAAGGACAACCCAAAGAAGCTCACTAGAGCCAGCATGCCAAGACTACAGCTCTCTGCAGAGAATCTCCTTCCCTTCCAGCAAGACAGGATCATAcgaaggaaacatttatttaaagtCATTGACAAAAGCCAACAGAGAAAGCTCACTTATGTCACTCAAGGACACAGGTTTATCCACTCCAAGAAGCTTATGGAAATCCCAAGGTGTTCAGTCCTAGAGGACACCAAATTTGCTCTGGTGTCTACTGCTGCAGAGAGCTAATCTAATACCTGATGTTTGCATATGGTTTTCTTTGTCCCAATGATGGAGAAACTTTGTACGCATTGCTCACATGacccatttaaaaatgtttacttgATTGAAAACACAGAATCTATTTAACTGGCCTCCCACCTAGTTAGCCTGCACTGTGATTAAGATGGGTATGTACTGCCATCTATTGTTGAATTCCATAATTACATCAGCTCAAGCTTACTTATTTTCCTTTCAAGAAAAGGTGGCTTCTCTCCCCAGTAAGTCcggtatttttctctttcaatccTTTAATTGAAACATAGACAAGAAGCCCAGGCCCAGGAAAGCAGGCTACAGGTTCTGAGATGACTGGTTCACAGTGGGTCCCCAATCCAGAGTTTGTTCAGAGCTTGGCATCGGGTAGGTGCTCTGGACATAAGAACCACTTTCTTTTCTCCACCTTCTGGAAGCTGGGCAACGGGACAGAGACTCTTGGAGCTAATACAGCTTTTTAAAGGGACCTTATGAGTCCCTTACCCTAACACTGCTCACCTATTCACTGCAAGCCCTGATGCAGTCAGCCCTCCGAGGACTGCTGAAATAGTCCATAACTAGCCGCCCATAAGCAGGGGGCCCTCCAGTTGTGCCGGGACATGCTTCCCTCAAACTTGATCCATCTAGTATGTTTGTGTTTCCCTTTGATCCAGACAAATCGAAGACAGATAGAGAAGGGACATATGTTAAGGGCTAATCTCACCTGATCCTAGGATTACTTAGCATTTCCTCATATGCAATAAAGCTTCATGAAGAAGCACTTGGCTGCTGGAgataaaaattgtaaaaacaatataaaacaaccAGCAAATGGCATCACAACACCAAGTTAAAGATGCCTGAGGACAAATATCTTCATTCtgaagaaaatgtgattaaaatCCTGCAGCTCTGCTCCAAACCGGTCAACCATCCCCAAGGAGAGTCTAACTTGGGAAAGGTATGAGGAAAGACTTCACAGCTGGGGGAAGCAGAGGAACGCCTTGGGTACAAATTCACAAAACCCCCTTAGTAGCACAGTAGCCCGTGGGAAACCGAAGGGAGCTCAGGCAAGTGGGGGGGTGGTGGCTTGTAATCCCTTACTGTGGCAATCACCAAGAATGTTACTCACAGGAATGATGTGACATCATAGCCGACTCAGAGAAGGTTTTAGTAAAGACATCTTAACTGGGCTCCCATTTCAAGAGGGATTTGTTTGCCtttagcctttaatcccattttAGGAGGAAGACAACTCTGGGTAAACTCAACCATATTCCCTAAGAAGAAGACTGGCTGTCAGGTGATGGGGGCCACTAAGTCTCCTGAAGGCCTCTGCGCCAAGGAGATAATCCTTATCCCTGTCTTCCAACCTAGCAATGAGATATGCAGCTTCTGAAAGGTTTACTTCTGAAAACTGGACTTCCCAGCTCCTCACCCTCATGCTGCCTCAGgaaacagaacaagaaagaaCTTCCAAATGCCTATGGATCTCAAGCTTGCATTGCTCATTAGCTGTCTATAGCCAGCGTGGCTTGTGAGTCACAGCCATGCTGTGCCATTCATAACTCAACATCTCCAACTAGTCTGTGGCCAAGctattatttccatttatttgaatGGATCTTTGATGCATTATTCAAAGAttttatacataatgaataatCACCCATATTTTTcatgccatttttttctgtttcatattgATTTCAAAGGGGAATAGAGCATAAAATATGGATTATAACTACCCAAGGGTATGtataaatgcatttcatttttctGGGACTATGTCACAATGAATGGGAGAACACCAGATTTTGGGGTGAGCTGTAGCTACACTCTGTGTGGGATGGTGGTATGTCAAGAGGAGGCACCACTGCTTCATAAAGAATTGTAAAATACTTCTCCATCCCACAaagtctgtctctttctttcctttctttctttctttctttctttctttctttctttctttctttctctttctttctttttttctttctttctttttttctttctttcttttttctctctttcttcctttccttccttccccaactATGCAAATGCCTACtggagttttaaaaaatggtgaaaaAGGAATGCAGCTTGTACTTTTCCACATTTGTTATGAAAACACAATGCTATCTTATTTTATTCCAGTAGGATTGTGTAAACATCCTCTTGCTATACGGTATAatcaagaaacaggaaaatactCTATTTGACCTTTAAAAATCATGCTATGTATCATCTACAAATGTTGCTGGTTCAACATATGGCATCATCACACAAAAGCATCGAAACTGTTTTTCTTAAGCATGTGTGTAGAGAAAGGGATTGCTTGATTGCCagtctatccatccattcatccatccatgcatgcatgcatgcatgcatcagACAACAGCTCTAGAACTCCACAGCACCAGCAACTTGAGCTGAGCACCCGCTGTCCTTTTTGGATAGGGCACACACTTTCTAATTTGCTACAGTCCTACTATGCTctgttggtttttatttggaTTACTTCACTGGATCATTCCAGTTTCTTGTTGGACCCTACAGGCATTATGGTTCTCAGCCTCTGTAAGTAGAGGCAAGGCAGTTACATGAGGAATAAAAAAACCAGGTCTTCCAACAAGTAGCAAGTGCTAAAATCATGGATCAGAATATGTCTGTAGAAGTGTGGAAATACACACACTGAAAGGGAACACAGAAACACTTGGTGGACACTCCTTATTTATATATGTGAA from Cricetulus griseus strain 17A/GY chromosome 1 unlocalized genomic scaffold, alternate assembly CriGri-PICRH-1.0 chr1_0, whole genome shotgun sequence includes the following:
- the LOC100760309 gene encoding schwannomin-interacting protein 1 isoform X3; translation: MKPERLLTWRNRAQKNERESIRQKLALGSFFDDGPGIYTSCSKSGKPSLSSRLQSGMNLQICFVNDSGSDKDSDADDSKTETSLDTPLSPMSKQSSSYSDRDTTEEESESLDDMDFLTRQKKLQAEAKMALAMAKPMAKMQVEVEKQNRKKSPVADLLPHMPHISECLMKRSLKPTDLRDMTIGQLQVIVNDLHSQIESLNEELVQLLLIRDELHTEQDAMLVDIEDLTRHAESQQKHMAEKMPAK